From a single Fusobacterium ulcerans ATCC 49185 genomic region:
- a CDS encoding 3-keto-5-aminohexanoate cleavage protein, whose translation MSKIIITVAPTGAWPSKKDNPNIPLTPEEIANDVYECYKAGASVAHLHMRDDMGKGTMDTKKFEETVKLIKERCDIVINLTTSGDLNATDETRQAHLKSIKPDLASYDCGSMNWMHNSLFINHPKFLEELGYTMQENNVKPEIEIFDAGMIYNSLYYIKKGVLKEPVHYQFVLGAAGGTAATVENLVYLKSLIPEGSTWSALGIGRGHIPILMTAIAMGGHVRVGMEDNVYYGPGELAVSNAQLVERAARLIKNSMNEVATPAEAREILGLKNGVE comes from the coding sequence ATGAGTAAAATAATAATAACAGTAGCTCCAACAGGAGCTTGGCCATCTAAAAAAGATAATCCCAATATACCTTTAACACCTGAAGAAATTGCAAATGATGTATATGAGTGTTATAAGGCAGGAGCTTCTGTAGCGCATCTTCATATGAGAGATGATATGGGGAAAGGAACTATGGATACTAAGAAATTTGAAGAAACAGTTAAACTTATAAAAGAAAGATGTGATATAGTTATTAATCTAACAACTTCAGGGGATTTAAATGCCACTGATGAAACTAGACAGGCACATTTAAAATCAATAAAACCTGATCTTGCTTCTTATGACTGTGGTTCTATGAACTGGATGCATAATAGTTTATTTATCAATCATCCTAAATTTTTAGAAGAATTAGGATATACAATGCAGGAAAATAATGTCAAACCAGAAATTGAAATTTTTGATGCGGGAATGATATACAATTCATTGTATTATATAAAGAAAGGAGTTTTAAAAGAACCAGTACATTATCAATTTGTATTGGGAGCTGCAGGGGGAACAGCTGCAACTGTTGAAAATTTGGTTTATTTAAAAAGTTTAATACCAGAGGGAAGTACTTGGTCAGCATTGGGAATTGGAAGAGGACATATACCTATTCTAATGACAGCTATTGCCATGGGAGGACATGTGCGTGTAGGAATGGAGGATAATGTATATTATGGACCAGGAGAATTAGCTGTTTCAAATGCTCAGCTTGTAGAAAGAGCAGCCAGACTGATTAAAAATTCTATGAATGAAGTAGCAACTCCAGCTGAAGCTAGAGAGATTTTAGGTTTGAAAAATGGAGTTGAGTAA